A window of the Acidovorax sp. YS12 genome harbors these coding sequences:
- a CDS encoding phosphoribosyltransferase — MLTEDGKHLYVSYDEYHNLIEKLALKVYQSGWEFDTILCLARGGMRPGDILSRIFNKPLAIMSTSSYRAEAGTVQGHLDIARFITTPKGEIAGRVLLVDDLADSGHTLNAVIKMLKTSYAPITELRSAVIWTKGISTFTPDYSVEFLSTNPWIHQPFEGYDNMHPDKLLEKWKV; from the coding sequence ATGTTGACCGAAGATGGCAAGCATCTGTACGTAAGCTACGACGAATACCACAACCTGATTGAAAAGCTCGCGCTCAAGGTGTACCAGTCCGGGTGGGAGTTCGACACCATCCTGTGCCTGGCGCGTGGGGGGATGCGTCCGGGCGACATCTTGAGCCGTATCTTCAACAAGCCCCTGGCCATCATGTCTACGAGTTCGTACCGTGCCGAGGCTGGCACGGTACAGGGACATCTGGACATTGCGCGTTTCATCACTACCCCCAAGGGCGAGATTGCCGGGCGCGTGCTGCTGGTGGACGACTTGGCCGATTCGGGCCATACGCTCAATGCCGTGATCAAGATGCTCAAGACCAGCTATGCGCCGATCACCGAGTTGCGCAGTGCCGTCATCTGGACCAAGGGGATCTCGACGTTCACGCCCGACTATTCGGTGGAGTTCTTGTCGACCAATCCTTGGATTCATCAGCCGTTCGAAGGCTATGACAACATGCATCCGGACAAGCTGCTGGAGAAGTGGAAGGTTTGA
- a CDS encoding pseudouridine synthase has protein sequence MQLQDILYSQGFGTRRVCAGLVQQGWVEISGLGEKGAPVICTDATQEFVPEGLHLRVQGVDWLYQAKAYLMLHKPAGTECSQKPSAYPSIYTLLPSPLRQRPSKSAVQGVQAVGRLDQDTTGLLLMSDDGQFIHRMSSPKKHVPKVYRVYAKHVLTAEQVGRLLSGVVLDDDPHPVKAADCVRVDDHVMDLTLTEGKYHQVKRMVAAVGNRVEGLHRWRIGGLALPLDLAPGEWRWLSAEDHALLGLA, from the coding sequence ATGCAATTGCAGGATATTCTTTATTCCCAAGGCTTCGGAACCCGGCGTGTATGCGCGGGGCTGGTGCAGCAAGGCTGGGTGGAGATTTCCGGTCTAGGAGAGAAGGGCGCTCCCGTCATATGCACCGACGCAACGCAGGAATTTGTTCCGGAGGGGCTTCATTTGCGTGTTCAGGGCGTGGATTGGCTGTACCAGGCCAAGGCCTATCTGATGCTGCACAAGCCTGCGGGAACAGAGTGCTCCCAGAAGCCCTCGGCATACCCCAGCATCTACACCTTGCTGCCCAGTCCGCTGCGCCAGCGTCCCAGCAAAAGCGCGGTGCAGGGCGTTCAGGCTGTGGGCCGGCTGGACCAGGATACGACCGGCCTGCTGCTCATGAGCGACGATGGCCAATTCATTCATCGCATGAGTTCCCCCAAGAAGCACGTGCCCAAGGTCTATCGTGTGTATGCGAAACACGTGCTGACGGCGGAGCAGGTCGGGCGTCTGCTGTCCGGCGTTGTCTTGGACGATGATCCTCACCCCGTGAAGGCTGCGGATTGTGTGCGGGTCGATGACCACGTCATGGACCTTACGTTGACCGAGGGCAAATACCATCAGGTCAAGCGCATGGTCGCAGCCGTAGGGAACCGAGTGGAAGGATTGCATCGCTGGCGCATTGGTGGGCTGGCGTTGCCCCTGGATCTTGCCCCTGGCGAATGGCGCTGGCTGTCGGCCGAAGACCATGCGTTGCTGGGCTTGGCATAG
- a CDS encoding YncE family protein, whose product MKNLFSGALAALLLWSAGGTAALAASAPPVFVLNSLDASISVIDPVTWQESMRLPTGKEPHHLYLTPDEKSLIVANALADTLTFVDPRTAQVQRTVRGIVDPYHLRFTPDMKWLITAANRLNHVDFYRWDGKEPTLVQRVPTGRTPSHLWVNSRSTTVYATMQDSDELVAIDIASQSIKWRTPTGAMPADVYGRPDDKLLFIGLTGSDSVEVFDISGPEPRSINRIKTGKGAHAFRAAGDGRHLFVSNRVANTISKIDMQAQEVVASYPAPGGPDCMDVSADGRWIYVSSRWARRLTVIDTRERKVVQQIPVGKSPHGVWTLQHAPR is encoded by the coding sequence GTGAAGAATCTCTTTTCTGGCGCGCTGGCGGCCCTCTTGCTCTGGTCTGCTGGCGGTACTGCGGCATTGGCTGCTTCGGCCCCTCCGGTCTTCGTGCTCAATTCGCTGGATGCCAGCATCAGCGTCATCGATCCGGTGACCTGGCAGGAGAGCATGCGTCTTCCTACCGGCAAGGAGCCGCACCACCTCTATCTCACACCGGACGAAAAGTCGCTGATCGTTGCCAATGCGCTGGCCGACACGCTGACGTTTGTCGATCCCCGGACGGCCCAGGTGCAGCGGACGGTGCGCGGCATCGTCGATCCTTACCATCTGCGCTTCACGCCCGACATGAAGTGGCTGATCACGGCTGCCAACCGCTTGAACCACGTCGATTTCTACCGCTGGGATGGCAAGGAACCCACCTTGGTGCAGCGTGTGCCTACCGGCCGCACGCCCAGCCATCTGTGGGTGAACAGCCGCAGCACGACGGTCTATGCCACGATGCAGGACAGCGATGAGCTGGTCGCCATCGACATCGCCAGCCAGAGCATCAAATGGCGCACGCCCACGGGGGCCATGCCCGCAGATGTGTACGGCCGGCCCGATGACAAACTGCTCTTCATTGGCTTGACGGGGAGCGACAGCGTGGAGGTGTTCGACATCTCCGGCCCCGAACCGCGCAGCATCAATCGCATCAAGACGGGCAAGGGCGCGCACGCCTTCCGTGCTGCTGGCGACGGCCGCCATTTGTTCGTCAGCAACCGCGTGGCCAACACCATCAGCAAGATTGATATGCAGGCCCAGGAGGTGGTGGCCAGCTACCCGGCCCCGGGTGGGCCGGACTGCATGGATGTGTCTGCTGATGGGCGCTGGATCTATGTCAGCTCGCGCTGGGCCCGCAGGCTGACCGTGATCGATACGCGGGAAAGGAAGGTCGTGCAGCAAATCCCCGTGGGCAAGTCGCCCCACGGCGTATGGACGCTGCAGCACGCCCCCCGTTGA
- a CDS encoding polysaccharide deacetylase family protein, translating into MDAAARPPLRSPVLPCRSFAFVLIAASACQISVAGQNDCEKPLYLTWDTGHMEIAPMVAEVLQRQQVRVTFFAANEATRQGDGSLGDHWAPWWRARAAEGHAFASHTWNHVYWRADAGPESAPRFRVRPSAGPRSGQVFEMDAAGYCAEIAHASTRLQEITGDKPLPLFRAPGGKTSPRLLRVAKGCGYAHVGWSPAGFLGDELPSERYSNAHLLEQALQRIRSGDILLAHLGIWSRKDAWAPAVLEPLIVGLKQRGFCFRTLREHPDYQAWLAGHP; encoded by the coding sequence ATGGACGCTGCAGCACGCCCCCCGTTGAGGTCGCCTGTGTTGCCGTGCCGCTCTTTTGCTTTTGTTTTGATAGCTGCTAGCGCTTGCCAGATAAGCGTTGCAGGCCAAAATGACTGTGAAAAGCCGCTGTATCTGACCTGGGATACTGGCCATATGGAGATCGCTCCCATGGTGGCCGAAGTGCTGCAGCGCCAGCAGGTGCGTGTGACTTTCTTTGCCGCCAATGAAGCGACACGGCAAGGCGACGGCAGCCTGGGTGACCACTGGGCTCCCTGGTGGCGCGCGCGGGCCGCGGAGGGCCATGCGTTCGCATCGCACACCTGGAACCACGTGTACTGGCGTGCTGATGCGGGGCCGGAATCTGCCCCCCGTTTCCGCGTGCGCCCCTCGGCCGGGCCGCGCAGTGGGCAGGTGTTCGAGATGGATGCCGCGGGCTATTGCGCCGAGATCGCCCATGCCAGCACCCGCCTGCAAGAGATCACGGGGGACAAGCCATTGCCCTTGTTCCGCGCTCCCGGGGGCAAGACCTCGCCCCGGTTGCTGCGCGTCGCCAAGGGCTGCGGCTATGCCCACGTGGGCTGGAGCCCTGCTGGCTTTCTCGGCGATGAGCTGCCCAGCGAACGCTACAGCAACGCCCACCTGCTGGAGCAGGCGCTGCAGCGTATCCGCAGCGGCGATATTCTGCTGGCCCATCTCGGCATCTGGTCGCGCAAGGACGCGTGGGCGCCTGCGGTGCTGGAGCCGTTGATCGTCGGCCTGAAACAGCGCGGCTTTTGCTTTCGCACGCTGCGCGAACATCCTGACTACCAGGCTTGGCTGGCCGGGCACCCTTGA
- a CDS encoding sterol desaturase family protein, with amino-acid sequence MEWLSSLFDDAQQRLFESVVQPVLFGLGWGNLLEDGYVATGWLLVGLLQLAVMVAVIAPLQRWRPVEPVTDRQAIRTDILYTLVHRLGLFRVALFFAFGPLWDGLFGLLRVQGLTTFHLDALWPGVTDIPWVSLLLYLVVFDFVHYWIHRGQHQFEWWWQLHALHHSQRQMTMWTDNRNHLLDDLLSDTLIVIVAQLIGVAPGQFVAIVALTQLSENFQHANLRMWFGRVGERLWVSPRFHRLHHAIGIGHESQGRQTLGGHNFGVLLPWWDMLFGTANFELRYDPTGTRDQVEPDAQGRARDYGRGFWAQQWRGLLRLAGRA; translated from the coding sequence ATGGAATGGTTGAGCAGCTTGTTTGACGACGCGCAGCAGCGTCTGTTCGAGAGTGTGGTGCAGCCCGTGCTGTTCGGTCTCGGATGGGGCAACCTGTTGGAGGACGGGTACGTGGCCACGGGCTGGCTGCTGGTAGGCCTGCTGCAACTGGCGGTGATGGTCGCGGTCATCGCGCCCTTGCAGCGCTGGCGTCCGGTCGAGCCTGTGACGGACCGCCAGGCCATACGCACCGACATTCTCTACACCCTGGTCCATCGCCTGGGGCTGTTTCGCGTGGCGCTGTTCTTCGCTTTTGGCCCGCTGTGGGACGGCCTGTTCGGCCTGCTGCGCGTACAGGGCCTGACCACGTTCCACCTGGACGCGCTCTGGCCCGGCGTGACCGACATTCCCTGGGTCAGCCTGCTGCTGTACCTGGTGGTGTTCGATTTCGTGCACTACTGGATCCACCGCGGGCAGCACCAGTTCGAATGGTGGTGGCAGCTGCATGCCTTGCACCACTCGCAGCGGCAGATGACGATGTGGACGGACAACCGCAACCACCTGCTCGACGACCTCCTGAGCGACACCCTGATCGTTATCGTGGCCCAATTGATTGGCGTGGCCCCAGGGCAGTTCGTCGCCATCGTGGCCTTGACCCAGTTGAGCGAGAACTTCCAGCATGCCAACCTGCGGATGTGGTTCGGGCGTGTGGGCGAGCGGTTGTGGGTCAGCCCGCGCTTTCACCGGCTGCACCATGCGATCGGCATAGGCCACGAATCCCAGGGGCGGCAGACCCTGGGCGGGCACAACTTCGGCGTCCTGCTGCCCTGGTGGGACATGCTGTTCGGCACCGCCAATTTCGAGCTGCGCTACGACCCCACCGGGACGCGCGACCAGGTCGAACCCGATGCGCAGGGCCGTGCGCGCGACTATGGGCGCGGTTTCTGGGCGCAGCAGTGGCGTGGCCTGCTGCGCCTGGCGGGACGCGCCTAG
- a CDS encoding EI24 domain-containing protein, which yields MGLLFDSFWRAVAYCVHPRVIALSFLPLLIMAALAAGLHYFYWDAAVQFVRAALESSSWLGTVWQWLQNWGMTEVPAFLAPLLVIVAVTPAVVVVALLAVGLFMTPALVSLVAVRRFPALERKKGGSLLLGLGWMLGSTLLAVLALLVSMPLWLIPPLVLLLPPLIWGWLTFRVMFFDALAEHASKEERRALLTRYRWSLLVMGVLSGYLGAAPGIVWASGVVFAAAFMVLIPVAIWIYTLVFAFSSLWFAHFCLAALQQLRRENGVEPPASPQPPAAVEVIDVTPTPALPPPAPGISAP from the coding sequence ATGGGACTGCTCTTTGACTCCTTCTGGCGCGCCGTGGCTTACTGCGTGCACCCGCGCGTGATCGCGCTGTCCTTCCTGCCGCTGCTCATCATGGCTGCGCTGGCGGCGGGCCTGCATTACTTTTACTGGGATGCCGCCGTGCAGTTCGTGCGCGCGGCGCTCGAATCCAGCAGCTGGCTGGGAACGGTGTGGCAGTGGCTGCAGAACTGGGGCATGACCGAAGTGCCAGCCTTTCTGGCGCCGCTGCTGGTCATCGTTGCCGTCACGCCCGCCGTGGTGGTGGTGGCCTTGCTGGCGGTCGGGCTGTTCATGACGCCTGCATTGGTGAGTCTGGTGGCCGTACGGCGCTTTCCTGCGCTGGAGCGCAAGAAGGGCGGCTCGCTGCTGCTGGGCCTGGGCTGGATGCTGGGCTCCACGCTGCTGGCGGTTCTGGCGCTGCTGGTGTCCATGCCGCTGTGGCTGATTCCGCCGCTGGTGCTGCTGCTGCCGCCGCTGATCTGGGGGTGGCTCACCTTCCGCGTGATGTTCTTCGATGCGCTGGCCGAGCATGCCAGCAAGGAGGAGCGCCGCGCGCTGCTCACGCGCTACCGCTGGAGCCTTTTGGTGATGGGCGTGCTTAGTGGGTACCTAGGGGCGGCTCCGGGCATCGTCTGGGCGTCGGGCGTGGTGTTCGCCGCGGCCTTCATGGTGCTGATTCCGGTCGCGATCTGGATCTACACGCTGGTGTTCGCCTTCTCCTCGCTGTGGTTCGCCCACTTTTGCCTGGCGGCGCTGCAGCAGTTGCGCCGGGAGAATGGCGTGGAGCCGCCGGCCAGCCCGCAGCCGCCCGCCGCGGTGGAGGTGATTGACGTGACTCCCACGCCCGCCTTGCCGCCCCCGGCGCCCGGCATTTCAGCTCCCTGA
- a CDS encoding competence/damage-inducible protein A, translating to MSSTFGLLIIGDEILSGKRADKHMAKAIELLGQRGLALSYAEYVGDDPRRITAALARAFASGDVVFSCGGIGATLDDHTRRCAAQALGVELVLHPEAKALIRERIQDVAREQGLPYEPERPDNLHRLHMGEFPAGARLIPNPYNKIPGFSCRGQGGGSVHFVPGFPVMAWPMIEWVLQAYCADAFNGAPQAEHSVIVYRGMEAALTPLMESIEAAHPGVKVFSLPSVDHPEHGLHIELGVKGAESLVPPAWAALLQGLHQYGASLGPELVRHR from the coding sequence ATGTCCAGCACCTTCGGCCTCCTCATCATCGGCGACGAAATACTTTCGGGCAAGCGTGCCGACAAGCACATGGCCAAGGCCATCGAATTGCTGGGCCAGCGCGGGCTGGCGCTGTCCTACGCGGAGTACGTGGGGGACGACCCCCGGCGCATCACCGCTGCACTGGCGCGCGCCTTTGCCTCGGGCGACGTGGTTTTTTCCTGTGGCGGCATCGGCGCCACCCTGGACGACCATACGCGCCGCTGCGCCGCTCAGGCCCTTGGCGTGGAACTGGTCCTGCATCCCGAAGCCAAGGCACTGATCCGCGAACGCATCCAGGACGTGGCGCGCGAGCAGGGGCTGCCCTACGAGCCCGAGCGGCCCGACAACCTGCACCGCCTGCACATGGGGGAATTCCCCGCCGGGGCGCGCCTGATTCCGAATCCCTACAACAAGATCCCGGGCTTTTCCTGCCGGGGCCAGGGCGGAGGCAGCGTGCACTTCGTTCCGGGCTTCCCCGTGATGGCATGGCCCATGATCGAATGGGTGCTGCAGGCGTACTGCGCCGATGCGTTCAATGGCGCTCCGCAGGCGGAGCATTCGGTCATCGTGTACCGTGGCATGGAGGCCGCGCTCACCCCGTTGATGGAATCCATCGAGGCCGCCCATCCCGGTGTCAAGGTATTCAGCCTGCCCAGCGTGGACCACCCCGAGCATGGCCTGCACATCGAACTCGGCGTGAAGGGGGCTGAATCGCTGGTGCCCCCTGCCTGGGCGGCGCTCCTGCAAGGCTTGCACCAATATGGTGCAAGCCTTGGCCCCGAATTGGTGCGTCACCGCTGA
- the glnA gene encoding type I glutamate--ammonia ligase, translating into MAKTVADVMKMVEENEVKFVDFRFTDTLGKQHHTTVPVSHFDEDKFTAGHAFDGSSIAGWKGIEASDMQLIPDPSTANIDPFFEETTLILTCDVIEPSDGKAYDRDPRSIAKRAEAYLKASGLGDTAFFGPEPEFFIFDGVRWSTAPNNTFYDIEEYEAPWNTGAKLEGGNRGHRPTVKGGYFPVPPIDSTQDMRAEMALVLESLGIPVEVFHHEVAGAGQNEIGTKFSTLVERADWTILQKYVIHNVANTYGKTVTFMPKPYHGDNGSGMHVHQSVWKEGKNLFAGDGYAGLSDYALYYIGGIIKHARALNAITNPGTNSYKRLVPHFEAPVKLAYSAKNRSASIRIPYVSNPKARRVEARFPDPLMNPYLGFAALLMAGLDGVENKIHPGEAATKDLYHLPPEEDKLVPTVCHSLDQALEALDKDRAFLTKGGVFSDAMIDAYIDLKMQDVTRMRMSVHPAEFDMYFSL; encoded by the coding sequence ATGGCCAAGACCGTTGCAGACGTGATGAAGATGGTGGAAGAAAACGAGGTCAAGTTCGTTGACTTCCGTTTCACCGACACCCTGGGCAAGCAGCACCACACGACGGTGCCCGTGTCGCACTTCGACGAAGACAAGTTCACCGCGGGCCACGCCTTCGACGGTTCGTCGATCGCGGGCTGGAAGGGCATCGAGGCGTCGGACATGCAGCTCATCCCCGACCCGAGCACCGCCAACATCGACCCGTTCTTCGAGGAAACCACGCTGATCCTGACCTGCGACGTGATCGAGCCCAGCGACGGCAAGGCCTACGACCGCGACCCGCGCTCCATCGCCAAGCGTGCCGAAGCCTACCTGAAGGCATCCGGCCTGGGCGACACGGCCTTCTTCGGCCCCGAGCCCGAGTTCTTCATCTTCGACGGCGTGCGCTGGAGCACGGCACCGAACAACACGTTCTACGACATCGAGGAATACGAAGCCCCCTGGAACACCGGCGCCAAGCTCGAAGGCGGCAACCGGGGCCACCGTCCCACCGTCAAGGGCGGCTACTTCCCCGTGCCGCCCATCGACAGCACGCAGGACATGCGCGCCGAGATGGCCCTGGTGCTCGAATCCCTGGGCATCCCGGTCGAAGTGTTCCACCACGAGGTGGCCGGTGCCGGCCAGAACGAGATCGGCACCAAGTTCTCCACCCTGGTGGAGCGTGCAGACTGGACCATCCTGCAGAAGTACGTGATCCACAACGTGGCCAACACCTACGGCAAGACCGTGACCTTCATGCCCAAGCCCTACCACGGCGACAACGGCTCGGGCATGCACGTGCACCAGTCGGTGTGGAAGGAAGGCAAGAACCTGTTCGCGGGCGACGGCTATGCGGGCCTGTCGGACTACGCGCTGTACTACATCGGCGGCATCATCAAGCACGCCCGCGCGCTCAACGCCATCACCAACCCTGGCACCAACAGCTACAAGCGCCTGGTGCCGCACTTCGAGGCGCCAGTGAAGCTCGCCTACTCGGCCAAGAACCGCTCCGCCTCGATCCGCATCCCCTACGTCTCCAACCCCAAGGCACGCCGCGTGGAAGCCCGCTTCCCCGATCCGCTGATGAACCCCTACCTGGGTTTCGCCGCCCTGCTGATGGCGGGCCTGGACGGCGTGGAGAACAAGATCCACCCCGGCGAAGCCGCCACCAAGGATCTGTACCACCTGCCGCCCGAGGAAGACAAGCTGGTGCCGACCGTGTGCCACAGCCTGGACCAGGCCCTCGAAGCGCTGGACAAGGACCGCGCGTTCCTGACCAAGGGCGGCGTGTTCAGCGACGCCATGATCGACGCCTACATCGACCTGAAGATGCAGGACGTCACGCGCATGCGCATGTCCGTGCATCCGGCTGAGTTCGACATGTACTTCTCCCTGTAA
- a CDS encoding PAS domain-containing sensor histidine kinase produces the protein MTSAARFAALDWLSTLVAVLDGTGGTVRFANAALEDALGLSRRTLGGADFSQLFAEPALLQSALAGARGAEFTAMRFEASLRRLGQEPMPVHVQVSVLDASGEILAELWPLQQQVRQDREERLREQAHAQKELVRNLAHEIKNPLGGIRGAAQLLQMELASPELAEYTQVIVHEADRLQSLVDRLLAPHRQAQRVGDVNIHEVCERVRSLVLLEHPQGLRVQRDYDTSIPEFRGDREQLIQALLNIVQNAAQALSGRIAAGDAEIVLRTRVARQVTLGRQRYRLALELHVIDNGPGVPAAIADRIFYPLVSGRDGGSGLGLTLAQTFVQQHHGLIECDSQPGRTDFRILIPLP, from the coding sequence ATGACCAGTGCCGCACGGTTTGCCGCGCTGGATTGGCTTTCCACCCTGGTCGCAGTGCTCGACGGCACGGGCGGCACGGTGCGCTTTGCCAATGCAGCCCTGGAAGATGCCCTGGGCTTGTCCCGCCGCACGCTCGGCGGGGCGGACTTTTCCCAGCTTTTCGCCGAGCCCGCGCTGCTGCAGTCCGCGCTGGCGGGGGCGCGTGGCGCCGAATTCACCGCCATGCGCTTCGAGGCCAGCCTGCGCCGCCTGGGGCAGGAGCCCATGCCGGTCCACGTCCAGGTGTCGGTGCTCGATGCCTCGGGCGAGATCCTGGCCGAGCTGTGGCCGCTGCAGCAGCAGGTGCGCCAGGACCGCGAGGAGCGGCTGCGCGAGCAGGCCCACGCCCAGAAGGAGCTGGTGCGCAACCTGGCGCACGAGATCAAGAACCCCCTGGGCGGCATCCGCGGCGCAGCGCAGCTGCTGCAGATGGAGCTGGCCAGCCCCGAGCTGGCCGAATACACCCAGGTGATCGTGCACGAGGCGGATCGCCTGCAAAGCCTGGTGGACCGCCTGCTGGCGCCGCACCGCCAGGCGCAGCGCGTGGGCGACGTGAACATCCACGAGGTGTGCGAGCGCGTGCGCTCGCTGGTGCTGCTGGAGCATCCGCAGGGCCTGCGCGTGCAGCGCGACTACGACACCTCGATCCCCGAATTCCGCGGCGACCGGGAGCAGCTCATCCAGGCGCTGCTCAACATCGTGCAGAACGCCGCCCAGGCGCTGTCGGGGCGCATCGCGGCGGGAGATGCCGAGATCGTGCTGCGCACGCGCGTGGCCCGGCAGGTGACTTTGGGGCGCCAGCGCTACAGGCTGGCATTGGAATTGCATGTGATCGACAACGGGCCAGGCGTGCCCGCTGCCATCGCGGACCGGATCTTCTATCCCCTGGTATCGGGGCGCGACGGTGGCTCAGGCCTGGGGCTGACACTGGCGCAAACCTTCGTGCAGCAGCACCACGGTTTGATCGAGTGCGACAGCCAGCCCGGCCGTACCGATTTCCGCATCCTGATTCCTTTACCTTGA
- the ntrC gene encoding nitrogen regulation protein NR(I), with protein MKPIWIVDDDPSIRFVLEKALARENLPTRSFTNPREVLDALADLEPGDPGRQGPRVLVSDIRMPNGSGLELLEKVHAQQPGLPVIIMTAYSDLDSAVSAFQRGAFEYLPKPFDVPLAIELIRRAMQESEREQVDEEGPGAAPEMLGQASAMQEVFRAIGRLSQSQVTVLITGESGTGKELVARALHRHSPVARGPFVAINTAAIPKDLLESELFGHERGAFTGAQTQRRGRFEQAEGGTLFLDEIGDMPLDLQTRLLRVLSDGQFYRVGGHQAVKAHVRVIAATHQDLEQRVQAGQFREDLFHRLNVIRLRLPALRERREDVPMLARHFLQQSARQLGVEPKRISSAALGQLATFTFPGNVRQLENICHWLTVMAPAQVIEPKDLPPEVRGPVSAPAAAPAMAEEALALPGAEPLLAPRPAAFTDAAAAVPWEEGLAAEVFSQLASGSNDVWDQLSRRFESRLIQAALASTQGRRIEAAHRLGIGRNTITRKIQELGLE; from the coding sequence ATGAAGCCGATCTGGATAGTGGACGACGACCCTTCGATCCGCTTCGTCCTGGAAAAAGCGCTGGCGCGCGAGAACCTGCCCACGCGCAGCTTTACCAACCCGCGCGAGGTGCTCGATGCCCTGGCCGACCTGGAGCCCGGCGACCCGGGCCGCCAGGGGCCCCGGGTGCTGGTCAGCGACATCCGCATGCCCAACGGCTCCGGACTGGAGCTGCTGGAGAAGGTGCATGCCCAGCAGCCGGGCCTGCCGGTCATCATCATGACCGCCTACTCCGACCTGGACAGCGCCGTCTCGGCCTTCCAGCGCGGCGCCTTCGAGTACCTGCCCAAGCCGTTCGACGTGCCGCTGGCCATCGAGCTGATCCGCCGCGCCATGCAGGAGAGCGAGCGCGAGCAGGTGGACGAGGAAGGGCCGGGCGCCGCGCCCGAGATGCTCGGCCAGGCCAGCGCCATGCAGGAGGTCTTCCGCGCCATCGGCCGCCTGAGCCAGAGCCAGGTCACGGTGCTCATCACCGGCGAGTCGGGCACCGGCAAGGAGCTGGTGGCGCGCGCGCTGCACCGCCATTCGCCGGTGGCGCGCGGCCCCTTCGTGGCCATCAACACGGCGGCCATCCCCAAGGACCTGCTGGAGAGCGAACTCTTCGGCCATGAACGCGGTGCCTTCACCGGCGCGCAGACGCAGCGGCGCGGGCGCTTCGAGCAGGCCGAAGGCGGCACCCTGTTCCTGGACGAAATCGGCGACATGCCGCTGGACCTGCAGACACGCCTGCTGCGCGTGCTCAGCGACGGGCAGTTCTACCGCGTGGGCGGCCACCAGGCCGTCAAGGCGCATGTGCGTGTGATCGCCGCCACCCACCAGGACCTGGAGCAGCGCGTGCAGGCCGGCCAGTTCCGCGAAGACCTGTTCCACCGCCTGAACGTCATCCGCCTGCGCCTGCCCGCCTTGCGCGAGCGCCGCGAGGACGTGCCCATGCTGGCGCGGCACTTCCTGCAGCAGAGCGCGCGCCAACTGGGTGTGGAGCCCAAGCGCATTTCCAGCGCCGCGCTGGGGCAGCTCGCCACGTTCACCTTTCCGGGCAACGTGCGCCAGCTGGAGAACATCTGCCACTGGCTCACGGTGATGGCGCCGGCCCAGGTGATCGAGCCCAAGGACCTGCCGCCCGAGGTGCGCGGGCCTGTGTCTGCGCCCGCGGCGGCGCCCGCCATGGCCGAGGAGGCGCTCGCCTTGCCCGGGGCCGAACCCCTCCTGGCCCCGAGGCCCGCCGCGTTCACCGATGCCGCAGCCGCCGTGCCGTGGGAAGAGGGGCTGGCGGCCGAGGTGTTCTCGCAACTGGCATCGGGCTCCAACGACGTGTGGGACCAGCTCTCGCGCCGCTTCGAGTCGCGGCTCATCCAGGCGGCGCTGGCCAGCACGCAGGGGCGGCGCATCGAGGCCGCACACCGCCTGGGCATTGGCCGCAACACCATCACGCGCAAGATCCAGGAATTGGGTTTGGAGTGA